The region CGATATTGGCGAACTGGGTGTTCATTTCCGAGCGGATATATTCAAACTCGACCGGGAACACCGGTTCCCACGATTTCGTATACGCCTCGAAGACGATATCGAGGATGCGCAAAATGATGCGCTGCTCGGTCTGGGTGAAGTCGCGGCCTTCGACGCGCGTATGGAAACGCCCGTCGCCGCCGAATAGATTGTCGACCAGCAAGAACACCAGGCCCGGATCGAACACCATCAGGGCCGTGCCGCGCAGCGGCTTCATGTGCACCAGGTTCAGATTGGTCGGCACCACCAGGTTGCGGATGAATTCGCTGTACTTCGATACCCGCACCGAGCCGACCGACACTTCCGCGCTGCGGCGCAGGAAGTTGAACAGGCCCACGCGCAGCAGGCGCGCGAAGCGCTCGTTGATAATCTCCAGCGTCGGCATGCGGCCGCGGACGATGCGTTCCTGGGTCGCCAGGTTGTAGGTACGAACGCCCGTGACGTCTTCCGGCGCCTGCGCGTCGTCCTG is a window of Janthinobacterium sp. J1-1 DNA encoding:
- the fliM gene encoding flagellar motor switch protein FliM, whose product is MADNFLSQEEVDALLKGVNGDQDDAQAPEDVTGVRTYNLATQERIVRGRMPTLEIINERFARLLRVGLFNFLRRSAEVSVGSVRVSKYSEFIRNLVVPTNLNLVHMKPLRGTALMVFDPGLVFLLVDNLFGGDGRFHTRVEGRDFTQTEQRIILRILDIVFEAYTKSWEPVFPVEFEYIRSEMNTQFANIATPNEVVVASTFTVELGSVSGQIHFCMPYSMIEPIRDSLTSSLQGEALEVDKRWIRLMTQQIQIAEVELVASLGTARVSFDEILNMKVGDIIPLNIPELIAATVDGVPVMDCTYGVLNGQYALKVEKLLANADNINNH